One window of the uncultured Methanobrevibacter sp. genome contains the following:
- a CDS encoding DEAD/DEAH box helicase produces MVTYIEHPLIRPNSAEARIYQQVLAADVLKNGNTMIVAPTALGKTIIAILVAADRLQKFKGSKILILAPSKPLTIQHEENFKHFLNVPCTSITGAVKIDEREKRWKESQVICATPQTVESDLLNERYSLDDVSLVVFDECHHAVGSYSYVYLASRYVKECQNHLILGLTASPGHDKNKIKEVCENLFIQDITIKTEEDPDVKPYFNPINIDWIKVEMGPRLEKIRDLVNKALKVRLKGLKDLGIINTVSVNKRDILKARSKVQRRIGQSVNPPKECFQAISILSAVINLQHALGLLESQGVAPFNDYVGRLRKKTTRAAKNILLDPNFSKAVYLAKEAEEYGLEHPKMKKLIELLKLELGLDGQTRLKSLREDGQNEDSPKIIVFTQFRDTLDMIHERCEKEGIKSVRFYGQGTSDGKKGLTQKEQKNIIKSFKTGNYDVLISTSVAEEGIDIPAVDLVILYEPVPSEIRMIQRRGRTGRKSSGRMKVLITKKTIDEGYYWTSVRRESRMKTQLATQEAIEELKLNAAEKIEAERTAKVLGKKEKSIVEEPVTSDIDDSLEEEVSDEDIEEIDLENENESKLKEIKEKEAKEEQALEDAIYEELTKSPQNQELVVYVDTREGNSKVIRALDTIGVKVKVNTMAVADYQVSEEVAIERKTAKDFVDSIVDKRLFKQARMMMEEFKKPIMILEGDDFYSGFINPNAIRGAMTSIALDYGISIIPTRTAEDTAAMLKRIAIREQKGEKRSIQIRTERKPQNLWEQQLFIIESLPNIGPVHAKRLLEHFGSVKAVLEADEKKLQEVEGIGKKTAKNIREVVEGKYLYFKKDDNQKKLK; encoded by the coding sequence ATGGTTACTTATATTGAACATCCTTTAATTAGGCCGAATTCAGCAGAAGCCAGGATTTATCAACAGGTTTTAGCAGCAGATGTACTTAAGAATGGAAATACAATGATTGTAGCTCCAACAGCTTTAGGTAAGACAATCATTGCAATACTCGTAGCTGCAGATAGGCTTCAGAAATTCAAAGGATCAAAAATTCTTATTTTAGCTCCAAGTAAACCATTAACCATACAGCACGAGGAAAATTTCAAGCACTTTTTAAACGTTCCTTGCACTTCAATTACTGGTGCTGTAAAGATAGATGAGAGGGAAAAACGATGGAAGGAATCCCAAGTTATTTGTGCAACACCACAAACCGTTGAATCAGACTTATTGAATGAAAGGTACAGTTTAGATGATGTTTCCCTAGTTGTTTTTGATGAATGTCACCATGCAGTAGGTTCCTACTCCTATGTTTACCTCGCTTCCAGATATGTCAAGGAATGTCAAAACCATCTTATTTTAGGGCTTACCGCTTCTCCAGGGCATGACAAGAACAAGATTAAGGAAGTTTGTGAAAACCTTTTCATTCAGGATATCACTATCAAGACTGAAGAAGACCCAGATGTAAAGCCATATTTCAATCCAATCAATATTGACTGGATTAAGGTGGAAATGGGGCCTCGTCTTGAAAAGATTAGGGATTTGGTAAACAAGGCATTGAAGGTTCGTCTGAAAGGACTGAAGGATTTAGGAATCATCAACACAGTGTCTGTAAATAAAAGGGATATATTGAAGGCAAGGTCTAAGGTTCAAAGGAGAATAGGCCAATCTGTAAATCCTCCTAAGGAATGTTTCCAGGCAATATCCATTTTATCTGCTGTCATCAACTTGCAGCATGCATTAGGATTATTGGAAAGTCAGGGAGTAGCCCCATTCAATGATTATGTTGGAAGGCTCAGAAAGAAAACTACAAGAGCTGCGAAGAATATCCTGCTTGATCCAAACTTTTCAAAAGCGGTTTATCTTGCAAAAGAGGCAGAGGAATATGGACTCGAGCATCCTAAAATGAAAAAACTCATAGAGCTTCTTAAATTGGAATTAGGTTTGGATGGTCAAACAAGATTGAAATCTCTAAGGGAAGATGGCCAAAATGAGGACAGCCCTAAAATCATAGTGTTTACACAATTCAGAGATACTTTAGACATGATTCATGAAAGATGTGAGAAAGAAGGAATCAAAAGTGTCAGATTCTATGGTCAGGGAACCAGTGACGGAAAGAAAGGATTGACTCAAAAGGAACAGAAAAACATTATCAAATCATTTAAGACAGGAAATTATGATGTTTTGATTTCTACAAGTGTTGCAGAAGAGGGTATAGATATCCCTGCAGTTGATTTGGTTATTTTATATGAACCGGTTCCCTCTGAAATCCGTATGATTCAAAGAAGAGGAAGAACCGGACGTAAATCCTCTGGTAGGATGAAGGTATTGATAACCAAAAAGACAATTGATGAAGGTTATTACTGGACCAGCGTTAGAAGGGAGTCTAGAATGAAGACACAGCTTGCAACACAGGAAGCTATTGAAGAGTTAAAGCTCAATGCTGCTGAAAAGATTGAAGCTGAACGTACCGCTAAGGTCTTAGGCAAAAAGGAAAAATCAATTGTAGAGGAACCAGTCACTTCTGATATTGATGATTCATTGGAAGAGGAAGTCAGTGATGAGGACATCGAAGAAATCGATTTGGAAAATGAGAATGAAAGCAAGTTGAAAGAGATCAAGGAAAAGGAAGCTAAAGAGGAACAGGCTTTAGAGGATGCTATTTATGAAGAACTTACCAAAAGTCCTCAAAATCAGGAATTAGTTGTTTATGTTGATACAAGAGAAGGAAACTCAAAAGTCATAAGGGCATTGGATACCATTGGCGTTAAGGTTAAAGTAAATACAATGGCTGTTGCAGATTATCAAGTAAGTGAAGAGGTTGCGATAGAGAGAAAAACCGCTAAGGACTTTGTAGATTCCATTGTTGATAAGAGATTGTTCAAGCAGGCAAGAATGATGATGGAAGAGTTTAAAAAGCCAATCATGATTCTTGAAGGAGATGATTTTTACTCAGGATTCATCAATCCGAATGCAATTAGAGGAGCCATGACATCAATTGCACTCGATTATGGCATCAGCATCATTCCAACAAGAACTGCAGAAGACACAGCTGCAATGCTTAAGAGAATTGCAATCAGAGAGCAAAAAGGTGAAAAGCGTAGCATTCAAATCAGAACAGAAAGAAAACCTCAAAACCTTTGGGAACAGCAATTGTTCATCATTGAATCATTGCCAAACATTGGGCCTGTTCATGCAAAAAGGTTATTGGAACATTTCGGTTCAGTCAAAGCGGTTTTGGAAGCTGATGAGAAAAAATTGCAGGAAGTTGAAGGAATCGGTAAGAAAACAGCCAAGAACATTAGAGAAGTTGTTGAAGGCAAGTATCTCTACTTCAAAAAAGATGACAATCAAAAGAAACTTAAATAA
- a CDS encoding tRNA (adenine-N1)-methyltransferase — translation MKILMDERGKKYLIKEDREFQTDLGIIKKEQMERATIGDTIITHLNKEFKVIKPTVNDFIDLMDRRCSILIQKDIGTVLARTGLGSGDRVIDAGTGAGAIALNFGNVVGEKGKVFTYEIREDFAEVAKKNIDDFGIKNIEVKNQNIKDGIDEEEIDLVFLDLPKPFEIFEDVKKALRLGGWLAVYAPYIDQAETAYRIAKKLGFRDLTILETLEREMEIRPQGTRPKTRMVGHSGYLVFARKL, via the coding sequence TTGAAGATTTTAATGGATGAAAGAGGAAAAAAATACTTAATCAAGGAAGATAGAGAGTTCCAAACTGATTTAGGTATTATTAAAAAAGAGCAAATGGAAAGAGCTACTATTGGTGATACAATAATCACTCATTTAAATAAGGAGTTTAAAGTCATTAAGCCAACTGTAAATGATTTCATTGACTTAATGGACAGAAGATGTTCCATTCTTATCCAAAAGGATATTGGAACCGTTCTTGCTCGCACTGGACTTGGTTCCGGAGACAGAGTTATAGATGCAGGTACAGGTGCAGGAGCAATTGCATTGAACTTCGGAAATGTTGTTGGAGAAAAAGGTAAAGTCTTCACCTATGAGATAAGGGAGGACTTTGCGGAAGTCGCCAAAAAGAACATTGATGATTTTGGAATAAAGAACATTGAAGTCAAAAACCAAAACATCAAGGATGGAATCGATGAAGAGGAAATAGATTTGGTTTTCCTAGACCTTCCAAAGCCATTTGAGATTTTTGAAGATGTTAAAAAGGCATTGCGGCTTGGAGGATGGTTAGCGGTTTATGCTCCATATATAGACCAAGCTGAAACAGCTTATAGAATTGCAAAGAAATTAGGATTCAGAGATCTTACAATCCTTGAAACTCTTGAGAGAGAAATGGAAATAAGACCTCAAGGAACCAGACCAAAAACAAGAATGGTTGGTCATAGCGGTTATTTGGTTTTTGCTAGAAAGCTTTAG
- the bioB gene encoding biotin synthase BioB — MFDVNELKDKVLNDYKITKEDAMNLIDVPLEDLTSAANEIRKSFCGNKFDACMLINVKSGRCSENCKFCAQSNHYDTDIETYPLLSKDELKERSLAIYNSGFKRISYVASGRKVTQKDFEIMSELIEELKEENSDIKICVSLGLLTKDQISTLNEVGVDRIHNNLESSRNYFKEICTTHSYDEKLDTIEMIHDENVMICSGGIFGMGENFEDRIDLALQLREFGVKSIPINVLNPIKGTPVENNEILSNDETCRIIAIFRFINPDAFIRMAGGRALLGDNGRKAFESGANAGILGNMLTTQGVELDNDLKLLEELGFEITYSIDGL; from the coding sequence ATGTTTGATGTGAATGAGTTAAAAGACAAGGTGTTGAATGATTACAAAATCACTAAGGAAGATGCAATGAATCTCATTGATGTTCCATTGGAAGATTTGACAAGCGCAGCAAATGAAATAAGAAAGTCATTCTGTGGAAACAAATTCGATGCTTGTATGTTAATCAATGTAAAAAGCGGCAGATGCAGTGAAAACTGCAAGTTCTGTGCGCAATCAAATCATTATGATACGGATATAGAAACCTATCCGCTTCTATCCAAAGATGAATTGAAGGAAAGGTCATTGGCTATTTACAATTCTGGATTCAAAAGGATATCCTATGTTGCTTCAGGCAGAAAAGTGACTCAAAAGGACTTTGAAATAATGTCTGAACTCATTGAAGAGTTGAAAGAGGAAAACAGTGATATTAAAATCTGCGTTTCATTAGGACTTTTAACAAAAGACCAGATTTCAACATTAAATGAAGTGGGTGTGGATAGAATCCATAATAATTTGGAAAGCTCAAGAAATTATTTCAAGGAAATCTGCACAACTCACTCATATGATGAAAAGCTTGACACTATAGAAATGATTCATGATGAAAACGTCATGATCTGCAGTGGAGGAATTTTTGGAATGGGTGAAAACTTTGAAGATAGGATTGACTTGGCACTTCAATTGAGAGAGTTTGGCGTCAAATCAATTCCAATAAATGTCTTGAACCCTATAAAGGGAACCCCTGTTGAAAACAATGAGATATTGTCCAATGATGAAACCTGCAGGATAATTGCTATTTTCAGATTCATCAATCCAGATGCTTTTATTCGTATGGCTGGTGGAAGAGCGCTTTTAGGAGACAATGGTAGAAAGGCATTTGAGTCAGGTGCAAATGCTGGAATTTTAGGAAATATGCTAACCACTCAAGGTGTGGAATTGGATAATGACTTGAAACTTTTAGAAGAATTGGGTTTTGAAATAACCTACTCAATAGATGGATTGTGA
- the bioD gene encoding dethiobiotin synthase codes for MDCDTLSKGLFVIGTGTDIGKTYVTGLLLKYIRDNGYDATYFKAALSGAMRDENDNLIPGDAVEVLTMAGLEEDTDFLVPYIYETAVSPHLASQIEGNPVDLSVVKDAYEKVSQKYDYIVMEGSGGIVCPIRYEGKGHENNIMLEDIIKYLGLDVILIADAGLGTINSIVTTVEYLKNRNVHVCGIIMNNYKDELMENDNIKMVEDLCNVPVIAKVYQNDKNLLPNVDTKELISYFK; via the coding sequence ATGGATTGTGATACTTTGTCTAAAGGACTGTTTGTAATTGGAACTGGAACAGATATTGGGAAAACTTATGTCACCGGATTATTGCTCAAGTATATTCGTGACAATGGATATGATGCCACTTACTTTAAGGCAGCTCTAAGTGGTGCCATGAGGGATGAAAACGATAATCTAATTCCAGGAGATGCTGTAGAAGTATTGACAATGGCTGGTTTAGAGGAAGATACCGATTTCCTGGTTCCATACATTTATGAAACTGCGGTTTCACCACATCTTGCAAGTCAGATTGAAGGAAATCCTGTTGACTTAAGTGTAGTGAAAGATGCTTATGAAAAGGTATCCCAAAAATATGACTACATCGTGATGGAAGGAAGTGGAGGAATAGTTTGTCCTATACGTTACGAAGGAAAAGGTCATGAGAATAACATCATGCTTGAGGACATAATAAAGTATCTTGGCCTTGATGTTATACTCATTGCCGATGCTGGACTTGGAACCATCAACTCAATTGTCACCACAGTTGAATATCTCAAAAACAGGAATGTTCATGTATGTGGAATCATCATGAATAATTACAAGGATGAACTTATGGAAAATGACAATATCAAAATGGTTGAAGATCTTTGCAATGTTCCAGTTATAGCAAAAGTTTATCAAAATGATAAAAATTTACTGCCTAATGTAGATACTAAAGAACTAATTTCATATTTCAAATAA
- a CDS encoding subtype A tannase yields the protein MNNWQYDETNNIYYQIGLVYCMNPEDTAYESCGIYVPGEYFDGTKNSNGTYTCSVNENAQVGNYTAGSAPIVMPVNTPGYSSCAAPTSYNAGEVKDYTDEGFIYLDAGCRGRDNAEAPDGVVDLKAAVSYYRFNGDVLPGDDEKIFTFGHSGGGAQSAIMGASGNSELYNPYLEDIGAAMVDKDGNALSNAIYGSMCWCPITNLDTADGAYEWNMGQYARSSDSFTAALSSDLATEYAKYINDLGLKDPNGNTLTLDESDSGIYASGSYYDYMLSVTEESLNNFLNDTTFPYTPSSNGMGDMQSGGAPSGEGPSGNVSGGALSGEGPSGNVSGEISSESTDADSSTSYETAQDYIDSLNGNETWIEYDASTNTAKITSLEAFVKHCKNPSKSVAAFDDLERSQAENALFGIDANSSSHFDKTLCDLLNNNGESYSKYSDYSSDYASQYKNDLAATDSLNNSMETRVNMYNPMYYLCDYYDGAGSSDVANYWRINTGIEQGDTSQCVDVNLYLAVLNKVGKDNVEFSTVWGQGHTQAERTGDSTTNFINWVNNCLN from the coding sequence ATGAATAATTGGCAATATGATGAAACAAATAATATTTATTATCAAATTGGACTTGTATACTGTATGAATCCGGAAGATACTGCTTATGAATCATGTGGTATCTATGTTCCGGGAGAATACTTTGATGGAACAAAAAATTCAAATGGAACTTATACATGTAGTGTAAATGAAAATGCACAGGTGGGAAATTATACTGCGGGCTCTGCACCTATAGTTATGCCAGTAAACACGCCTGGCTATTCATCATGTGCAGCACCTACAAGCTACAATGCAGGTGAAGTTAAAGACTACACTGATGAGGGGTTCATCTATTTGGATGCTGGTTGCAGAGGAAGAGACAATGCAGAAGCGCCGGATGGTGTAGTTGACCTGAAAGCAGCTGTAAGCTATTACAGATTCAATGGTGATGTATTACCTGGAGATGATGAGAAAATATTCACATTTGGCCATAGTGGAGGAGGAGCTCAATCTGCAATAATGGGGGCTTCCGGAAACAGTGAATTATATAATCCGTATTTGGAGGATATTGGGGCTGCTATGGTTGATAAGGATGGAAATGCATTGTCAAATGCAATCTACGGTTCAATGTGCTGGTGTCCGATAACCAATTTGGATACTGCTGATGGAGCATATGAATGGAACATGGGACAATATGCAAGAAGTTCAGATTCCTTTACTGCTGCATTAAGCTCTGATTTGGCAACAGAATATGCCAAATACATTAACGATTTGGGCTTAAAAGATCCGAATGGAAACACATTGACACTAGATGAAAGCGATAGTGGAATTTATGCCTCAGGCAGTTACTATGACTATATGTTAAGTGTTACTGAAGAGTCATTGAACAATTTCTTGAATGATACAACATTCCCTTACACTCCAAGTTCCAATGGCATGGGAGACATGCAATCTGGTGGGGCTCCTTCTGGTGAGGGTCCTTCTGGAAATGTGAGTGGTGGGGCTCTTTCTGGTGAGGGTCCTTCTGGAAATGTGAGTGGTGAAATTTCAAGTGAAAGCACTGATGCAGACTCTTCAACAAGTTATGAAACTGCACAGGACTATATAGATTCACTTAATGGAAACGAAACATGGATTGAATATGATGCAAGTACAAACACAGCAAAGATCACTAGTTTGGAAGCTTTTGTAAAACATTGCAAAAACCCATCTAAATCTGTAGCTGCTTTTGATGATTTGGAACGTTCTCAAGCTGAAAATGCATTGTTTGGTATTGATGCAAACAGTTCATCACATTTCGATAAAACATTATGTGATTTGCTTAACAATAATGGCGAATCTTACTCCAAATACAGTGATTACTCATCTGATTATGCTAGCCAATATAAAAATGATTTGGCAGCAACAGATAGTTTAAACAATTCTATGGAAACCCGTGTAAACATGTACAATCCAATGTATTACTTATGCGACTACTATGATGGGGCGGGAAGCTCTGATGTGGCTAACTATTGGAGAATCAATACAGGTATTGAACAGGGTGACACATCTCAATGTGTAGATGTCAACCTATATTTGGCAGTGTTAAATAAGGTTGGAAAAGATAACGTTGAGTTTTCAACTGTATGGGGCCAAGGACACACCCAAGCTGAAAGAACTGGTGACTCCACCACCAATTTCATTAATTGGGTGAATAATTGCTTAAACTAA
- the bioA gene encoding adenosylmethionine--8-amino-7-oxononanoate transaminase, which produces MNESEKCAKKDLAHIWHPASQMKDYEDFPPIIIDHGKGVKLYDVDGKEYIDIISSWWCNLLGHCNDEVSDALKSQVDQLDHVLFANFSHKTIIELSERLIKVMPEGLNRFSFVDNGSASIECALKMAFQYCAQNGKDHKKRFMCFTDAYHGETLGALSVGALDEYSKVFEPIMIDTIKVQAPDCYRCPYNKHRDSCDCECFENAEKAFAEFGHETCAMIIEPLIQGSAGMKIYPPLYLKKLRELCDLYDVLLIADEIATGFGRTGKMFAVDHAGISPDIMCISKGLTNGYMAMAVCVSTDEIYNGFYGDYSDNVAFMHSHTYAGNPLAASVANATLKIMERDHILDEANEKAIWLNNRFHEIFDEHPNVGEIRQMGLINAIELVEDRESKKGFDSSERIGYKIYREALKQGLMLRPLGNVMYFNPPLVITKEELDESLRICKEAIDSVLL; this is translated from the coding sequence ATGAATGAAAGTGAAAAATGTGCAAAAAAGGATTTGGCTCATATTTGGCATCCTGCTTCTCAGATGAAAGACTATGAAGATTTCCCACCAATAATAATTGACCATGGAAAAGGGGTTAAGCTATATGATGTAGATGGCAAGGAGTATATAGACATCATCAGTTCCTGGTGGTGCAATTTGCTTGGACACTGCAATGATGAGGTTAGTGATGCTCTAAAAAGTCAAGTGGATCAATTGGATCATGTTCTTTTTGCTAACTTTTCACACAAAACCATTATAGAATTGTCAGAGCGTTTAATCAAGGTAATGCCAGAGGGACTTAACAGGTTCAGTTTTGTTGACAACGGTTCAGCATCCATTGAATGTGCACTCAAAATGGCTTTCCAATATTGTGCACAAAATGGAAAAGATCATAAGAAACGTTTCATGTGTTTCACTGATGCTTATCACGGTGAAACTTTAGGTGCATTGTCTGTTGGTGCATTGGATGAATATTCTAAGGTATTTGAACCTATAATGATTGATACAATCAAGGTGCAGGCACCGGATTGTTACAGATGTCCATACAATAAGCATAGGGATAGTTGTGATTGTGAATGTTTTGAGAATGCGGAGAAGGCGTTTGCAGAGTTTGGTCATGAAACCTGTGCCATGATAATCGAGCCATTGATTCAAGGAAGCGCTGGAATGAAGATCTATCCTCCATTGTATCTCAAGAAGCTTAGGGAGCTTTGTGACTTGTATGATGTGCTATTGATTGCAGATGAGATAGCTACTGGTTTTGGAAGAACAGGCAAGATGTTTGCAGTGGACCATGCAGGAATAAGTCCGGATATAATGTGCATTTCCAAAGGGCTTACAAACGGTTATATGGCAATGGCAGTTTGTGTAAGTACAGATGAAATCTATAATGGATTTTATGGAGATTATTCTGATAATGTCGCTTTCATGCACAGTCACACTTATGCTGGAAATCCCCTAGCTGCAAGTGTTGCAAATGCAACATTGAAGATTATGGAAAGAGACCATATTTTGGATGAAGCAAATGAAAAGGCAATTTGGCTAAACAATCGTTTCCATGAGATATTCGATGAGCATCCTAATGTAGGTGAGATTAGGCAGATGGGACTCATCAATGCAATTGAACTCGTTGAGGATAGGGAGTCTAAAAAAGGATTTGATTCATCAGAAAGAATCGGCTATAAAATCTATAGGGAAGCATTGAAACAAGGTTTGATGCTTAGGCCTTTAGGAAATGTAATGTACTTTAACCCACCTTTGGTTATTACAAAAGAAGAGCTTGATGAATCTTTAAGAATCTGTAAAGAAGCTATTGATTCTGTATTGTTGTAA
- the leuS gene encoding leucine--tRNA ligase: MTNNEIEKKWQKIWRENKLFQSDPNEKEKLFITVAYPYPSGAMHIGHGRTYTVPDVFARFKRMEGYNVLFPMAWHVTGAPVIGIADRIKRKDPWTLDLYERVHKVPHDTLPKLEDPINIVKYFSNEYHTVMDDMGYSIDWRREFRTIDPTYQKFITWQAKKLKSLGLIKQGEHPVKYCPHDENPVGDHDLLEGEGVGVNELTLIKFEVEPGQYIVPATFRPETIFAATNVWLNPEVHYIEVEVKSGVNAGEKWIISNEAFLNLSNQHDLEIVGDIDPKPLIGKYVKNPLNGEPLPIFPASFVDPEYGSGTVFSVPAHAPADYIALRDLKENEDLIIEFDIADEVAKANPINVVTVKGYGEFPAVEVVERMGIENQNDPKVQDATDELYKAEHSKGYISDHIKKYAGKRVAYIRDEIKADMIEEGSADIMYDFAERPVICRCGNKCVVKIMDDQWFIRYGDEKWTEKTQKLLAQETIIPGEIRSNFEYYLNWLDDWACSRRVGLGTRVPWDDQWLIEPLSDSTMYMSYYSIAKYLKDMDPEDLNEAFFEKVFLGTDSDEITVAPEIINEIQEEFNYWYPLDWRLSAKDLVGNHLSFLMFTHAAIYPEEKWPKGTVVFGMGLLEGNKMSSSKGNVILLADAIEEYSADVVRLFLMASAEPWQDFDWREKEVRGTQRRLEWFREFAQKVEDIKGEKLDLSNIEEVALERSIDKWMISQLNVHIKAATEALEVFQTRQALQHALFLLKKDLDHYMYRVKDLVDKQDPAVIYVLSTVLSNWIRLLAPFTPHTSEELWEKFGGEGFVSFAKWPEYDDELISEEIERSESLVQNIVKDINEIKNIVDTNPEKIHLYLAPDWKWELYKIADEVGKPDIGQIMGRAIGQNIYDNKKEIANVAKKISKEMTKTRYIGKIDEATILNDAKDFIEAEVESEVIIHTDDSYDPQNKARNAMPYKPAIFME; the protein is encoded by the coding sequence GTGACTAATAACGAAATTGAAAAGAAATGGCAAAAAATCTGGAGAGAGAACAAGCTATTTCAATCAGACCCTAATGAAAAAGAAAAATTATTCATAACAGTAGCTTATCCATACCCAAGTGGAGCTATGCATATCGGTCACGGTAGAACCTATACCGTACCTGATGTATTTGCAAGATTCAAAAGGATGGAAGGCTACAATGTATTATTCCCTATGGCATGGCACGTAACCGGTGCACCAGTTATAGGAATTGCAGACAGAATCAAAAGGAAAGACCCATGGACCCTTGATTTATATGAAAGAGTTCACAAGGTCCCTCATGACACCCTCCCAAAATTGGAAGACCCAATAAACATTGTAAAATACTTCAGTAACGAATACCACACTGTAATGGACGATATGGGTTATTCCATCGATTGGAGAAGGGAATTCAGAACTATCGATCCAACTTATCAGAAATTCATTACATGGCAAGCTAAAAAGCTTAAGTCCTTAGGTTTAATCAAGCAAGGTGAGCACCCTGTAAAATACTGTCCTCACGATGAGAACCCTGTAGGAGACCACGACTTGCTTGAAGGTGAAGGTGTAGGCGTAAACGAATTGACATTGATCAAATTTGAAGTTGAACCTGGACAATACATCGTACCTGCAACATTCAGACCAGAAACCATCTTCGCTGCAACCAATGTATGGTTAAACCCAGAAGTTCACTACATTGAAGTTGAAGTGAAATCCGGCGTTAATGCAGGTGAAAAATGGATTATAAGTAATGAAGCTTTCCTAAACCTTTCAAACCAGCATGACTTGGAAATTGTTGGAGACATTGACCCTAAACCATTAATCGGAAAATACGTTAAAAATCCTCTTAATGGAGAGCCATTACCAATCTTCCCAGCAAGCTTTGTTGACCCTGAATACGGTTCAGGAACAGTATTCTCTGTACCTGCTCATGCACCTGCAGACTATATTGCACTTAGAGACTTGAAAGAAAATGAAGATTTAATCATAGAGTTTGATATAGCTGATGAGGTTGCTAAAGCAAATCCTATCAATGTTGTAACTGTAAAAGGATATGGTGAATTCCCAGCTGTGGAAGTTGTTGAAAGAATGGGAATCGAAAACCAAAACGACCCTAAAGTGCAGGATGCAACTGATGAATTGTACAAGGCAGAGCATAGTAAAGGATACATCAGCGACCATATTAAAAAGTACGCAGGAAAAAGAGTCGCATATATCAGAGATGAAATCAAGGCTGACATGATTGAGGAAGGCAGTGCTGACATCATGTACGACTTTGCTGAAAGACCTGTAATCTGCAGATGCGGTAACAAATGTGTTGTCAAGATTATGGATGACCAATGGTTCATCAGATATGGTGATGAGAAATGGACTGAAAAGACCCAAAAGTTACTTGCTCAAGAAACAATCATTCCTGGAGAAATCCGCTCCAACTTTGAATATTACCTTAACTGGCTAGACGATTGGGCATGTTCCAGAAGAGTAGGTCTTGGAACCAGAGTTCCATGGGATGACCAATGGTTAATCGAGCCTTTATCAGACTCAACAATGTATATGTCCTACTATTCAATAGCTAAATACCTTAAGGACATGGACCCTGAAGACTTGAATGAAGCATTCTTTGAAAAGGTCTTCTTAGGAACCGACAGCGATGAAATCACTGTTGCACCTGAAATCATCAATGAGATTCAAGAGGAATTCAATTACTGGTATCCATTGGATTGGAGATTATCTGCAAAGGACCTTGTTGGTAACCACTTAAGCTTCTTGATGTTTACACATGCTGCTATTTACCCGGAAGAGAAATGGCCAAAAGGAACTGTTGTATTCGGTATGGGGCTTCTTGAAGGAAACAAGATGTCCTCTTCAAAAGGTAATGTAATTCTCCTTGCAGACGCAATTGAGGAATACAGTGCAGATGTGGTAAGACTCTTCCTTATGGCATCCGCTGAACCATGGCAAGACTTCGATTGGAGAGAAAAAGAAGTTAGAGGAACCCAAAGAAGACTCGAATGGTTTAGAGAATTTGCACAAAAAGTTGAAGACATCAAAGGTGAAAAATTAGACCTTTCCAATATTGAAGAAGTGGCTCTTGAACGCAGCATTGACAAATGGATGATCAGCCAATTGAATGTGCATATCAAAGCTGCAACAGAAGCTCTTGAAGTTTTCCAAACCAGACAAGCATTACAACATGCATTGTTCTTGCTTAAAAAAGACTTGGACCACTACATGTACAGAGTCAAGGACCTTGTTGACAAGCAAGACCCTGCTGTAATCTACGTGCTTTCAACTGTATTAAGCAATTGGATCAGATTACTTGCTCCATTTACTCCTCACACCTCTGAAGAGCTTTGGGAGAAATTCGGTGGAGAAGGATTCGTTTCCTTTGCTAAATGGCCGGAATATGATGATGAACTCATCAGCGAAGAGATTGAAAGATCAGAATCCCTTGTCCAAAACATCGTTAAGGACATTAATGAAATCAAGAACATTGTAGACACCAATCCAGAGAAAATACACCTTTACTTAGCTCCAGATTGGAAATGGGAATTATATAAAATAGCTGATGAAGTCGGTAAACCTGACATCGGTCAAATCATGGGCAGAGCAATTGGTCAAAACATCTACGATAACAAAAAGGAAATAGCAAATGTTGCTAAGAAGATATCAAAAGAAATGACCAAAACAAGATACATCGGTAAGATTGATGAAGCCACCATCTTAAATGATGCAAAAGACTTCATTGAAGCTGAAGTTGAATCTGAAGTAATCATTCATACTGATGACAGCTATGACCCGCAAAACAAGGCAAGAAATGCAATGCCTTATAAACCAGCTATTTTCATGGAATAA